In Halobacteriovorax marinus SJ, the following proteins share a genomic window:
- a CDS encoding U32 family peptidase: MTKKPELLLPVGNIEMCRAAIHNGANAIYVGMPEFNARGRTTDHSFEQLEEIIQLCHLYGVKVHVAFNIVIFQDELARAIELLQKLLPLGPDALIVQDLGLVRVIKEMAPWQEIHASTQMTITNELAIELTKDLQIERYVLGRENSLSEIKTIKENTDKEIEVFVHGALCVAYSGQCFTSESIGGRSANRGQCAQSCRFEYDLIVDDKKVDLIDQKYLVSPQDLCGINEIESLKELGVDSLKVEGRLKSPNFVASVASSYRKAIDKSKFTKEDIEQMAISYSRGFFPGWLHGVNHQELVDSTFGSNRGLKIGQVQEVRKSSIVIASDKDLSNGDGLLFASTNREKKLELGSMIYDIKSLKNRRFEIFLAKDFKTQSVQAGFNVYQTSSPSLTKELTKSFNDREKLLRREISISLDAKVGEKLQLTASIDKQEVTVQSESELEVAKNDINLDNIRKELCALSSTPFKCQTPIINISENSPFIANKVLKNLRQRAVKELSEKILKHDLGEVLSAKLPDLSESFNQRESKIRPLLRELSQLEGLIPLLNSNPNIKNKIEFIILDYEFGKDYKESLELLKSAGIESAIATNRILKPNEYHHLKVLTRLAPDYVLVRNLGALQFFKENASNLKLIGDFSLNVTNSITADYLYSKGLMTLTPSYDLNRDQLLSMVKHSQRKDFEVTIHQYMPSFHMEHCVYAAFLSNGKSFKDCGKPCEKHKVELHDSFGNKHFIKADSECRNTMYNAVAISAPTLLKDCLEIGVSRFRIEALHEESSVIFDKLKTFCKLLENELSPSEVNLHLGLHENYGLSQGQIFKEDTYVDRKKS; this comes from the coding sequence ATGACAAAGAAACCAGAACTTCTACTTCCTGTTGGAAATATTGAGATGTGCAGGGCCGCCATTCACAATGGCGCCAATGCAATTTATGTAGGTATGCCTGAATTTAATGCTAGAGGTAGAACTACAGATCATAGCTTTGAACAATTAGAAGAAATTATTCAACTGTGTCACCTCTACGGGGTGAAAGTTCACGTGGCCTTTAATATCGTCATTTTCCAAGATGAACTTGCAAGAGCGATAGAGTTACTACAGAAGCTACTTCCCCTTGGCCCAGATGCACTAATAGTCCAAGATCTAGGTCTAGTAAGAGTTATAAAAGAGATGGCACCATGGCAGGAAATTCACGCCTCTACTCAAATGACCATTACAAATGAGTTGGCCATTGAATTAACTAAAGACCTGCAAATTGAGCGCTACGTTCTAGGTAGAGAAAATAGTCTAAGTGAAATAAAAACGATTAAAGAGAATACTGATAAAGAAATAGAAGTCTTTGTTCATGGAGCTCTCTGTGTTGCCTATTCTGGACAGTGCTTTACTAGTGAAAGCATTGGAGGAAGAAGTGCAAATAGAGGTCAATGTGCCCAGAGCTGCCGTTTTGAATACGATCTCATTGTCGATGATAAGAAAGTTGATCTCATCGATCAAAAGTACTTGGTCTCACCTCAAGATTTATGTGGAATTAACGAAATCGAATCACTTAAAGAACTTGGTGTAGACTCACTCAAAGTAGAAGGTAGACTTAAGAGTCCTAACTTTGTTGCCAGTGTAGCAAGTAGCTATAGAAAGGCCATTGATAAATCTAAATTTACTAAAGAAGATATTGAACAAATGGCCATCAGCTATTCTAGAGGATTTTTTCCAGGCTGGCTTCACGGAGTGAACCATCAGGAATTAGTTGATTCAACATTTGGTAGTAATCGTGGATTAAAAATTGGACAAGTTCAAGAAGTAAGGAAGAGCTCTATTGTCATTGCTTCCGATAAAGACTTAAGCAATGGAGATGGCCTACTCTTTGCCAGTACAAATCGTGAAAAGAAACTAGAACTTGGATCTATGATCTACGATATAAAGTCTCTAAAGAATAGAAGATTTGAAATCTTCTTAGCGAAGGATTTTAAAACACAATCTGTTCAAGCAGGATTCAATGTCTATCAAACCTCATCACCTTCACTCACTAAAGAATTAACAAAGTCATTTAATGATAGAGAAAAGCTTTTAAGAAGAGAGATATCTATCTCACTAGATGCGAAGGTGGGAGAAAAATTACAACTTACGGCCTCTATAGATAAACAAGAAGTAACTGTACAAAGTGAATCAGAACTTGAAGTCGCAAAGAATGATATTAACTTAGATAATATTAGAAAAGAGCTATGCGCTCTTTCATCGACACCCTTTAAGTGTCAAACTCCAATCATTAATATATCTGAAAACTCTCCTTTTATCGCAAATAAAGTATTAAAAAATCTAAGACAAAGAGCAGTTAAAGAGTTGAGTGAAAAAATTCTCAAGCATGACTTGGGAGAAGTTCTCTCGGCAAAGCTACCAGATTTAAGTGAGTCATTTAATCAAAGAGAGAGTAAAATAAGGCCTCTCTTAAGAGAGTTAAGTCAACTTGAGGGGCTCATTCCTCTATTAAACTCTAATCCAAATATCAAAAATAAGATTGAATTCATTATTCTAGATTATGAATTTGGAAAAGATTATAAAGAGTCATTAGAGCTACTAAAATCTGCAGGTATAGAGTCTGCTATAGCAACAAATAGAATACTAAAACCAAATGAATACCACCATCTAAAAGTCTTAACGAGGCTAGCACCTGACTATGTCTTAGTGAGAAACTTAGGAGCACTACAATTCTTCAAAGAGAATGCGAGCAATTTAAAACTCATCGGTGACTTTAGCCTAAACGTTACAAATTCAATCACAGCAGATTACCTCTACTCTAAAGGACTAATGACTCTAACACCAAGTTACGACCTCAATAGAGATCAGTTACTGTCCATGGTTAAACATAGTCAAAGAAAGGACTTCGAAGTCACTATTCATCAATACATGCCAAGTTTTCACATGGAGCATTGTGTTTATGCTGCCTTTCTCTCAAACGGTAAGTCTTTTAAAGATTGTGGGAAACCGTGCGAAAAACATAAAGTTGAGCTCCACGACAGCTTTGGAAATAAACACTTTATTAAAGCTGACTCGGAGTGCAGAAATACAATGTATAACGCCGTTGCGATTTCAGCGCCTACATTACTTAAAGACTGTTTAGAAATAGGTGTCTCGCGCTTTAGGATTGAGGCTCTACATGAAGAGAGTTCTGTTATCTTTGATAAGCTTAAAACTTTTTGTAAATTACTTGAGAATGAATTGTCTCCAAGTGAAGTTAACCTTCACTTAGGTCTCCATGAAAACTACGGCCTTTCTCAGGGACAAATTTTTAAAGAAGATACTTATGTAGATAGAAAGAAGAGCTAG
- a CDS encoding DUF4402 domain-containing protein has protein sequence MIYRILIFLFCFSVYSKPISVTNKRDLDFGTLVQGDPKKVISPKGSEPNNARFLVKGDKNTSYTILLPTEAYIYLGGNGSQKIKVRNFKSRPAAGANGLLNSKGKQTVKVGATLNAIGVNKAPGAYSGSFTIDVIY, from the coding sequence ATGATCTATAGAATATTGATATTTCTATTTTGTTTTTCGGTATATTCAAAACCCATCTCTGTTACAAATAAGAGAGATCTCGACTTTGGTACTCTAGTTCAAGGAGACCCTAAGAAAGTCATTTCTCCCAAGGGTAGTGAACCGAATAATGCAAGATTCCTAGTTAAAGGCGATAAGAATACATCCTACACCATTCTCTTGCCTACGGAAGCTTATATATATCTAGGTGGTAACGGGAGTCAAAAGATAAAGGTCAGAAATTTTAAATCAAGACCTGCTGCTGGAGCGAATGGTTTACTTAACTCTAAAGGTAAGCAAACTGTCAAAGTCGGAGCTACGTTGAACGCTATTGGTGTAAATAAAGCCCCTGGCGCTTATTCCGGTTCATTTACTATTGATGTGATTTATTAA
- a CDS encoding nitroreductase family protein, whose protein sequence is MGNDIFSEVKDTGYREEAQEIISEEFFKVLRSRRSVRVFKDDPVKEEDMQKILDAALLAPNSSNLQPWEFYWVKNETKKKELVSACLSQPAAATAPELIVCIARTDTWRENAKQMLEIFNSAEGVPDAAKNYYEKLVPLAYSQGPFGLFGLIKRLAVFITGLKKVVPREPVSNAQMITWASKSTALACENIMLAARALGYDSCPMEGADSKRIKDLLHLGSGAHFVMVISIGKRSEKGIYGEQIRFDRKKFIKILE, encoded by the coding sequence ATGGGAAATGATATATTTTCAGAGGTAAAGGATACAGGCTACAGAGAAGAGGCCCAAGAGATAATTAGCGAAGAATTCTTTAAAGTTTTAAGAAGCAGAAGAAGTGTGCGCGTCTTTAAAGATGATCCAGTTAAAGAAGAAGATATGCAAAAAATTTTAGATGCTGCTCTTCTTGCACCAAACTCTTCAAATCTTCAACCTTGGGAGTTTTACTGGGTAAAGAATGAAACGAAGAAAAAAGAACTCGTTTCGGCCTGCCTTTCTCAACCTGCTGCTGCTACAGCGCCTGAGCTCATTGTGTGTATTGCTCGAACAGATACATGGAGAGAGAATGCTAAGCAAATGTTAGAGATTTTCAATAGCGCTGAAGGTGTCCCAGATGCCGCTAAGAATTATTACGAGAAATTAGTTCCACTAGCTTATTCGCAAGGTCCTTTTGGTCTCTTTGGGCTTATTAAAAGACTTGCTGTTTTTATTACGGGACTTAAGAAGGTTGTTCCAAGAGAGCCTGTTTCAAATGCTCAGATGATTACTTGGGCCTCAAAGTCTACAGCTCTGGCCTGTGAAAATATTATGTTGGCCGCTAGGGCCCTAGGGTATGACTCTTGTCCAATGGAGGGAGCAGATTCTAAGCGAATTAAGGATCTACTACATCTAGGAAGTGGTGCTCACTTTGTGATGGTTATCAGTATAGGAAAGAGATCAGAGAAAGGAATTTATGGAGAGCAAATTCGTTTTGATAGAAAGAAGTTTATTAAAATTTTAGAATAA
- a CDS encoding fimbrial biogenesis chaperone gives MFPTKIKLSTRTKVATVTIRNKSTFKTTYKLSAVYYKQSFDGQMMKVEDPGSSGHSIIEFLRFSPRRITLAPNDEQVVRFMVRKTASLSTGDYRAHIRFEPIKKEDESGSGRDNLVMMKIDARIAINVPIIYTHGNVDGKVDLKNFSISKNKDGNYFNVVMKKEGAIFPFGTFKVFRVGDKKEEMVAIVNGVSSYIPERRFTFKMEDFKERSGVYEIRFYENEFAKQPVAKDSFKL, from the coding sequence GTGTTTCCAACAAAGATTAAATTATCGACTAGAACAAAGGTTGCAACTGTAACAATTCGAAATAAATCCACTTTTAAAACAACCTATAAATTGAGCGCAGTTTATTACAAACAATCATTTGATGGGCAAATGATGAAGGTTGAAGATCCGGGGTCAAGTGGGCACTCGATTATTGAATTCTTAAGGTTCTCTCCTCGTAGGATTACTTTAGCGCCAAATGACGAGCAAGTAGTGCGCTTTATGGTTAGAAAGACTGCGAGTCTCTCCACGGGAGATTATAGGGCCCACATTAGATTTGAACCTATCAAGAAAGAAGATGAGAGCGGTAGTGGGAGAGACAATCTAGTTATGATGAAGATTGATGCAAGAATTGCGATCAATGTTCCAATTATTTATACCCATGGAAATGTTGATGGAAAAGTTGATTTAAAGAATTTTTCAATCTCTAAAAATAAAGATGGAAATTACTTTAATGTCGTTATGAAAAAAGAGGGAGCAATCTTTCCCTTTGGAACTTTTAAAGTCTTTAGAGTTGGCGATAAAAAAGAAGAGATGGTCGCCATTGTAAATGGAGTCAGTTCATATATTCCAGAGAGACGATTCACTTTTAAAATGGAAGATTTTAAGGAGAGGAGTGGAGTCTATGAAATACGATTCTACGAAAATGAATTTGCCAAACAACCTGTAGCAAAAGATAGCTTTAAACTCTGA
- a CDS encoding trypsin-like serine peptidase: MRKLNLLITLSLLLSITACEDEVATCKDTFQSDYKSLMQSFSDVYNPKTTVEEFNQFKNKITAFQEKYPEKCALNDEIYEHNKELDKFLAMVNQKTVITPKVIYGKDDRLDIADSTDARHQQWAKSVAVQVSSAKIGAGGELNSTTIADNMYLCEDEPFADQINPGRCSGFLVGENILVTAGHCVESQSDCSNYKWVFGFKKGVSKLSDDQIYSCKSIISQQLSSSTKADFAVLELDRAVVDAAPLTYRASGSVSVGDPITVMGHPSGLPMKVAPGANIRTNSNDWYFVANLDTFGGNSGSPVFNSDTGIVEGILVRGETDYTWKTDSSGNSCRVSFQCADDSCRGEDVTRITKVTGLPKQETPKEVLASFFPNSTLPLDAKGISFKVQVKNGPTKYLAGTKFLEACALHTAENSDPRNWLDSIVANCERDQVQLLQIVETFKD; the protein is encoded by the coding sequence ATGCGTAAACTAAATCTACTTATTACACTATCACTACTATTATCAATAACTGCCTGTGAAGACGAAGTGGCCACTTGTAAGGATACATTTCAGTCTGATTATAAGTCATTGATGCAATCATTCAGTGATGTTTACAATCCAAAAACAACTGTTGAAGAATTTAATCAATTCAAAAATAAGATTACTGCTTTCCAAGAAAAATATCCTGAAAAGTGTGCTTTAAATGATGAGATTTATGAACACAATAAAGAGCTAGATAAGTTCCTAGCGATGGTAAATCAAAAAACAGTTATTACTCCTAAAGTTATTTACGGTAAGGATGATAGACTTGATATTGCAGACTCTACAGATGCAAGACACCAACAATGGGCAAAGTCTGTTGCGGTACAGGTTTCTTCAGCTAAGATTGGTGCTGGTGGCGAATTAAATAGTACAACAATCGCTGATAATATGTATCTATGTGAAGACGAGCCATTTGCAGATCAAATTAATCCTGGAAGATGTTCAGGGTTCCTAGTGGGTGAAAATATTCTCGTAACTGCTGGTCACTGTGTAGAGAGCCAGAGTGATTGTTCAAATTATAAATGGGTCTTTGGATTTAAGAAAGGCGTATCAAAATTAAGCGATGATCAGATCTACTCTTGTAAAAGTATTATCTCACAACAATTAAGTAGCTCTACTAAAGCAGACTTTGCTGTACTAGAATTAGATAGAGCAGTAGTAGACGCCGCTCCACTAACATATAGAGCTTCAGGTTCTGTTTCAGTTGGTGACCCTATCACAGTAATGGGACACCCTTCAGGACTTCCAATGAAAGTAGCACCTGGTGCAAATATTAGAACAAACTCAAACGATTGGTACTTTGTCGCAAACTTAGATACTTTTGGTGGTAATTCAGGTTCTCCAGTTTTCAACTCAGACACAGGTATTGTTGAAGGTATCTTAGTTAGAGGTGAAACAGACTATACTTGGAAGACAGATAGCAGTGGGAATTCTTGTAGAGTCTCATTTCAATGTGCAGATGATTCATGTCGTGGTGAAGATGTTACTCGTATTACGAAAGTGACAGGGCTTCCAAAACAAGAGACTCCTAAAGAGGTTCTTGCTAGCTTTTTTCCTAACTCTACTCTACCACTAGACGCGAAAGGTATCTCGTTTAAGGTTCAGGTAAAGAATGGTCCAACCAAGTACCTTGCTGGAACAAAATTTCTAGAGGCCTGTGCACTCCATACTGCTGAGAATTCAGATCCAAGAAATTGGCTAGATTCGATAGTGGCAAATTGTGAAAGAGATCAAGTTCAACTTCTTCAAATAGTTGAAACTTTTAAAGACTAA
- a CDS encoding MFS transporter: MNWRLISLAYLSLFALSLLDNGRSPTYNAILKDLSLGPAKGSYIFSIASFISLIVNLTAIKWLPKLGPVVSTRIALSLMGVSGLSMYFTGVWVSYTFLIISSIFLGLGLAICTITMNVLVINGATLSARKRLFSGLHAIYGFSSLLAPFILSFLIKLGGDWKGYFLLSGLIAFFVIILTSKTKTLPPKSEEEVKSNQDVALKYRVVFGLQLGSYVASEIALSTRLPYYLNHTQGIDEVSAGYYLSLFFLALCAGRLLFSLKNFNFKNEHLIAFSHITTLISFFLGYFIHPLFLSLCGLTMSYAFPMAMDYLVEVFQRKSDYMITSVMTWIGVMLALMHFLFGQINEVFGAKIALLICPALTITSLMSLIIFNLQKRKLNESSGHF; the protein is encoded by the coding sequence ATGAATTGGAGACTCATTTCCCTGGCCTACTTAAGCCTCTTTGCACTCTCCCTTCTAGATAATGGTAGATCTCCAACCTATAATGCAATTCTAAAGGATTTAAGTCTAGGCCCTGCTAAGGGTTCTTATATATTCTCTATCGCAAGCTTCATAAGCCTCATAGTGAACCTCACGGCCATTAAGTGGCTCCCCAAGCTAGGTCCTGTCGTCTCAACTAGAATTGCTCTCTCTCTAATGGGAGTGAGCGGATTATCTATGTACTTTACAGGAGTCTGGGTCAGCTATACTTTTCTCATTATAAGCTCTATTTTTCTTGGACTAGGTCTCGCTATCTGTACAATAACCATGAATGTCCTAGTCATAAATGGTGCAACACTTAGTGCCCGTAAGAGACTCTTCTCAGGACTTCATGCCATCTACGGATTCTCATCACTGTTGGCACCTTTTATTCTAAGCTTTCTTATTAAACTGGGTGGAGACTGGAAGGGATACTTTCTCTTAAGTGGTCTCATCGCTTTCTTTGTCATTATTCTCACCTCTAAAACAAAGACACTTCCTCCTAAGAGTGAGGAAGAAGTGAAATCCAATCAAGATGTTGCACTTAAGTATAGAGTTGTCTTTGGACTACAACTCGGTTCTTATGTTGCAAGTGAAATCGCCCTTTCAACAAGGCTTCCCTACTACCTCAATCATACGCAGGGAATAGATGAAGTAAGTGCAGGCTATTACCTCAGCCTCTTCTTTCTTGCTCTATGTGCGGGAAGATTACTTTTTTCATTGAAGAACTTTAATTTTAAGAATGAACATCTCATTGCTTTTTCTCATATCACAACTCTTATTTCATTCTTTCTAGGTTACTTTATTCATCCTCTCTTTCTCTCACTCTGTGGACTAACTATGTCTTATGCATTTCCTATGGCCATGGACTACTTAGTAGAGGTCTTTCAAAGAAAGAGTGACTATATGATTACTTCTGTAATGACATGGATTGGAGTGATGCTAGCGCTGATGCACTTTCTCTTTGGTCAAATTAATGAAGTCTTTGGAGCTAAGATAGCGCTACTAATATGCCCGGCCCTTACAATTACTTCTCTTATGTCTCTCATTATTTTTAATCTACAAAAAAGGAAGCTTAATGAAAGTAGTGGCCATTTCTGA
- a CDS encoding CocE/NonD family hydrolase, with protein MKKSLILCLSILTLVSCSKKEKDFEYTRKISQIEYLNMQQAQQVSANQQAAFKLNNEEKSSGEYVSNLSRDLCQMIQTSSYDNPFLFDAYFSKKVKFQQFEAYMKNILSLSNVCESTQIVFDYNPLFIIKFKLSNPHSLYGLFRVDESGKIVEYYFLSGDDMNIDHRYVKMSDGERISSLVFSKDDKASRVGFIKTPYLHTESFGYYLTKAAGFITQGHNVVIQSNRGSHASSGNFKWLHEKNIQDSKETIDWIRNQTFSNGSVFSFGVSYDGYNALAAAASNAEGLLYTIACSAPANASTDSFTAAETVESSLLAYVAERENHKDINLFAEKINYLVKQGIPYSQFDNILYGRDIADWQDLINARDKGSLNEYMLERSILDELKESHIPIFHVAGTNNDQDGRDTILGHKYLVDEGRYPENNYLYIHHGGHGCGDFLETSFGNEFMNLEFSKLKKEYRTLTSNSQPTSKIDEMFNSINIEVPQMDTSPITNRRGTQLKGETYFTVATDKKIVVNGPLKLKLKAKSSLFKSSLVASLFYSKEGAWEVPHYMTYGISRSSIYFEDSSEGEFSLVLPPMSFTVSAGESIFIQLSLETNSFLDLFSSERQEYYTRNESAGFFEILDKKVELEVQTEVEVQKEEAEEVEIAVENNDVEVMKEAIENMDAALEELN; from the coding sequence ATGAAGAAGAGTCTTATACTCTGTTTATCGATTTTGACTTTAGTTTCTTGTTCAAAGAAGGAAAAAGACTTTGAATACACAAGAAAGATTTCTCAAATTGAATACCTTAATATGCAACAGGCCCAGCAGGTGAGTGCTAATCAGCAAGCAGCATTTAAATTAAATAATGAAGAGAAATCATCTGGTGAATACGTGAGTAACCTAAGTCGTGACTTATGTCAGATGATTCAAACAAGCTCGTATGATAACCCATTTCTCTTTGATGCGTACTTCTCAAAGAAAGTTAAGTTTCAGCAATTTGAAGCGTATATGAAGAATATACTCTCACTCTCAAATGTATGCGAATCGACACAAATTGTATTTGATTATAACCCACTTTTTATCATTAAGTTTAAGCTCTCAAACCCTCACTCTCTCTACGGACTCTTTAGAGTTGATGAGAGTGGTAAAATTGTAGAGTACTACTTTCTATCAGGTGATGATATGAATATTGATCATCGATACGTTAAGATGAGTGATGGAGAGAGAATATCATCATTAGTATTTTCTAAAGATGATAAGGCCTCTAGAGTCGGTTTCATAAAAACTCCATATCTACATACTGAAAGCTTCGGTTATTATTTAACTAAGGCTGCAGGTTTTATTACTCAAGGCCACAATGTAGTCATTCAATCCAATAGAGGATCGCATGCTTCGAGTGGAAACTTTAAATGGTTGCACGAAAAAAATATTCAAGACTCAAAAGAAACTATCGATTGGATACGAAATCAAACCTTCTCAAATGGTTCTGTGTTTTCTTTTGGCGTTTCCTATGATGGATATAATGCTCTCGCTGCTGCTGCCAGTAATGCAGAAGGCTTACTTTACACAATTGCCTGTAGTGCACCAGCAAATGCTAGTACAGATTCCTTCACTGCCGCAGAAACAGTTGAGTCCTCTCTCTTGGCCTATGTCGCAGAGAGAGAGAATCATAAAGATATTAATCTCTTTGCAGAGAAAATTAATTATCTTGTCAAACAAGGTATTCCATACTCTCAGTTTGATAATATTCTCTACGGAAGAGATATTGCTGATTGGCAAGATCTAATTAATGCCAGAGATAAAGGAAGTTTAAATGAATATATGTTAGAGCGCTCAATTCTGGACGAGTTAAAAGAGAGTCATATTCCTATTTTCCATGTTGCTGGTACTAATAATGATCAAGATGGTCGTGATACTATTCTGGGCCATAAGTACTTAGTTGATGAAGGTAGGTATCCAGAAAATAATTATCTCTATATCCACCATGGTGGACACGGTTGTGGCGATTTCCTAGAAACTAGTTTTGGTAATGAATTTATGAACTTGGAGTTTTCAAAGCTTAAGAAAGAGTATCGAACTCTAACTTCTAATTCACAACCGACTTCGAAAATTGATGAGATGTTTAATTCGATCAACATAGAAGTTCCACAGATGGATACGAGCCCGATAACGAATCGAAGAGGAACTCAGTTAAAAGGTGAGACATATTTCACCGTAGCGACAGATAAGAAAATTGTCGTAAATGGTCCACTTAAATTAAAGTTAAAAGCAAAGAGCTCCCTTTTTAAGTCTTCACTTGTTGCTTCACTCTTCTATTCAAAAGAGGGAGCATGGGAAGTTCCTCACTATATGACTTATGGAATTAGTAGAAGCTCTATTTACTTTGAAGATAGTAGTGAGGGGGAATTTTCACTTGTGCTTCCTCCTATGTCCTTTACTGTGTCAGCAGGAGAGAGCATCTTTATACAATTATCTTTAGAAACAAATTCTTTTCTCGATCTATTTTCAAGTGAGAGACAAGAGTATTATACAAGAAATGAAAGTGCAGGATTTTTTGAAATCTTAGATAAGAAAGTAGAGTTAGAAGTTCAAACTGAGGTAGAAGTTCAAAAAGAAGAAGCTGAAGAGGTTGAGATTGCTGTTGAAAATAATGATGTTGAAGTGATGAAAGAAGCGATAGAGAATATGGATGCTGCATTAGAAGAGCTAAACTAG
- a CDS encoding ATP-grasp domain-containing protein yields MIKIAILTCNEIDPLACNDDHQIIPYLQDQGIEAVVKVWNSPNENWQDFDFLIIRSTWDYCENISEFNKFIKSDEIKNKIFNSPDIVLNNYNKSYLLELEKNHFEIIPTTISPLDESVIKSSFEKFNTTKLIAKPLVGAGASGITVLEEGSLSIPKSEQEMMIQPFQESIVSDGEVSLIFFNSRFSHGILKLPKEGDFRSQEEFGSKIVSFTPDKELEDYAREALLSMTKESLYARVDLLKNSEGHWRLIGEIELIEPALYLSFDQQSPERFAKAISKRVKG; encoded by the coding sequence ATGATAAAGATCGCCATTTTAACTTGTAATGAAATAGATCCTCTCGCCTGTAACGATGATCATCAAATTATTCCTTACTTACAAGACCAAGGAATTGAGGCAGTTGTTAAGGTTTGGAATAGCCCCAATGAAAATTGGCAAGATTTCGACTTTCTCATTATTCGATCAACATGGGATTACTGTGAAAATATCAGTGAATTTAATAAATTCATTAAGAGTGATGAAATAAAGAATAAGATTTTTAACTCTCCAGATATTGTTTTAAATAATTATAATAAGTCCTATCTCTTAGAATTAGAGAAAAACCATTTTGAAATTATTCCAACGACAATTTCCCCTCTAGATGAGAGTGTGATCAAGAGTTCATTTGAAAAGTTTAATACGACGAAGCTAATTGCCAAGCCATTAGTTGGCGCAGGAGCCTCAGGAATTACCGTACTCGAAGAAGGAAGTTTATCTATTCCTAAATCTGAGCAAGAAATGATGATTCAACCCTTTCAAGAGAGTATTGTAAGTGATGGTGAAGTCTCACTTATTTTCTTTAACTCTAGATTTTCTCATGGAATTTTAAAGCTTCCTAAGGAAGGAGACTTTCGTTCTCAAGAGGAATTCGGGTCCAAGATAGTAAGTTTCACTCCCGATAAAGAACTTGAAGACTATGCTAGAGAAGCACTACTCTCTATGACTAAGGAGAGCCTTTATGCAAGAGTTGATCTCTTAAAAAATAGTGAAGGACACTGGCGATTAATTGGTGAAATAGAACTTATAGAACCGGCCCTATACTTAAGTTTTGACCAACAATCTCCAGAGAGATTTGCCAAAGCTATCTCCAAGAGAGTTAAAGGGTAA
- a CDS encoding DUF4402 domain-containing protein: protein MKKTMKKFSTAACVLGLSTIGLMSVDVTKAASDTAQALAVVTAAINIAQVSDLDFGSSVQGDAASTVAPGDGTAAEFAVTGQANTAYTITLPADATVTMITGAGATADEQIGVNSFVSTPAAGANGLLDGSGAQTLNVGATRDALSATQVAGNYSANFTVDVVY from the coding sequence ATGAAAAAGACGATGAAGAAATTTTCTACAGCAGCTTGTGTTCTAGGATTATCAACTATTGGACTTATGTCAGTAGACGTGACTAAGGCCGCTTCAGACACAGCTCAAGCTCTTGCTGTAGTAACAGCGGCCATTAATATTGCTCAGGTCTCTGACCTAGATTTTGGTTCATCTGTACAAGGTGATGCAGCTTCAACAGTGGCTCCTGGTGATGGTACAGCTGCTGAGTTTGCTGTAACAGGACAGGCCAATACAGCTTATACAATCACTCTTCCGGCCGATGCTACTGTTACTATGATTACTGGTGCAGGTGCTACAGCGGATGAGCAAATTGGAGTAAATTCATTTGTTTCTACTCCAGCGGCAGGGGCCAATGGACTTCTAGACGGTTCTGGGGCACAGACACTAAATGTAGGTGCAACAAGAGACGCTCTTAGTGCAACTCAAGTTGCAGGTAACTACTCTGCAAACTTCACAGTAGACGTTGTTTACTAA
- a CDS encoding response regulator transcription factor, whose product MEHRILMVDDSEEMHELYKKIIETMNAKNFGMQFKLDHCFQGEVGVLKVRESYRNKEPYSLVIMDIRMPPGMDGIQTIKHIREEYPQTEFIVCTAFQQYSWEDYLEIFGPTDKILFINKPYSKTTMKQLTLYVCSKAS is encoded by the coding sequence ATGGAACATAGAATTTTAATGGTAGATGATTCTGAAGAAATGCATGAACTCTACAAGAAGATCATTGAAACCATGAACGCAAAAAATTTTGGAATGCAATTTAAACTTGATCACTGCTTTCAAGGTGAAGTTGGTGTGTTGAAGGTGAGGGAATCTTATCGCAATAAAGAGCCATACTCTCTTGTCATAATGGATATTAGAATGCCCCCTGGTATGGATGGTATTCAAACTATTAAACATATTAGAGAAGAGTATCCTCAGACTGAATTTATCGTTTGCACGGCCTTTCAACAATATAGTTGGGAGGACTATTTAGAGATCTTTGGACCAACTGATAAAATTCTCTTCATCAATAAACCATATAGTAAAACGACCATGAAACAGCTCACTCTCTATGTTTGTTCCAAGGCCAGCTAG